The Silene latifolia isolate original U9 population chromosome Y, ASM4854445v1, whole genome shotgun sequence sequence gatgacccagtatttcaaatgatccaatttcaagatcgatgatccaaatgtgcttatgtgatgattattgctagtacgtttcttgaatttcaaatatagcaggatatgcttcaactgggggctctaaagtcttcgactttagagccattgcaaactgggggctctgaagccgttggcttcagagaccattatcaagaagaaaaggatgacatccactcagaattcaattcaatacaagagtatgaaatggaagaattccgtagctgaaagcaaatgatgaaagcggcggcaacctcctcgaaatgtcccgtcccattcggacaagcgccagcagatgataaattttgggcaaatgtcaacagatgatgaattttggacaaatgccagcagatgataaactttgggcatgtgtcaaagaaatggccgaactacgacgctgGTTTGATTCGtcgagaaacggatacgtaggcgcctaaggataaggctcaactcaccatatatgcaattttatgggtcgacgaccaacgacgataatttgaaacaacagaagcaagagtcaatccccaacgaagtttcaggtatggtctcttcttatggtcaagtagcttatatacgcaagtctaatggactataaacgaccgaagaatcctcgggtcgagagggactggggtatactttgactttcgccttgtccaagcctcggtcaaagtgggggctctgtagatacccgtatccgtcgatccggaatttatagagaacccgacaaacacccgatgatgataggacacatgtattctttagttgtcattgtcattatttggagctcgttttacgatgtagaatgggcgtcgtcgatgaagtattttattaatttaaattaatgttttttaagtgagttcattttattaatttaaatgatatttaaattaaagtcttttttaaggtgatttcaatttattttattttattttgaatttattttcccaagtttattttattgaaaataaaataaataattgatttgaaaaatcattttatgagtatatttggtttgaaaaatcatttattttaatgtgttaattgatttgaaaaatcgatttgaaaatcgaaaagaactcgttttgaacatgcgtttttgagctcgattttagctcgatttttaagcccgtttcctttacgagttggcacgaatctcgagtacactaaccaacctaagcctctacccatccaacccagttcgaacccccttaaccacggcccaaatcccatcccaaatcacccccaacagcccgcatacaaacagcctaccccctgttttgcgtgctaaatcccgagcccaaaacccgctccaaacaccaccaaaacccgtgcccattaaccctaacccataccctaatatcctacccatattaccttaccttaatcaccaagaaaaacccccaaacgaaccctagaaaaccccccaaaagctgctggacagcagctatgttcagccgagcccgtctgcctctcctcccttttaccctactttaactccttataaatacccacccttcaccatacattcattcctctaagttctacttacatcctaccgtcactcacaagctttaaacctcagaaacaaaccctaattgcctctcaaaaaccctccacaaaactgacttgcaaactggaacagtttgtgtgtcctcttcgaaatacaattcgttcctccttcaaacatccattaaaattcgagtttattgttccaaattaaccatacaacattcatctacacattagacaaagatttacgagccaaattgcccttgagagtacacgaattccctcgtaaaacagagtgttatacactctgttttcgcggcttttcctgtctgtccagttctgtttctgctcgtttttcgtgcccaataactcaaaacgagcaggggttgctttaagatctctgttctcctctctttctagttttcaaaacatcttttaaatcgaattttcatcgtgaaacgagggagaaatcgctgtttgaaagttgctgtccagattcgataaaaacgcgtgtttgctttgtttcttcgtcgacgacggcctctcgagataaaatctaccatcgattacgacccaagacggtgtcaacgatacatgtaggttgagggtgcatcaaatcctcctctttctccttttttatttcgtttttatgtttgtttttcttatagtttgttttgtttgtttatcgctttttatctatcgtttaaattaactatgaaactagtttagtccgagtatgagttaaagtaccaccatgaacaccgcgttgacttgagatgggaaagaaaccgctacatcagtcggtcgtacaccccgtctcatttacatatcctcgtgttcaaggtagggcataaataaaacgaatttctaacttcgctcctcgtttttgaccctttgtttgtctcggccaattcgacccaccttaggacccgttgcatgttagtatgacttctgattgttaacatataacttatttagatgacattagatcaatttaataacctaattagacacgataggtggcttcgacataagctttaaaatcaactaacaattctgtaattcaatcgaatgcatctctctttcacataatttctcgctagtatgagagtgcgtgattagcaccttcttattgacactcgatgagttaaattaattagcgaatttgacctaacttgaccccttttaggccgtgtagaatgcccctttgcgcgacatcatctcaacagatcaacgtcgttttcaacttgttttctaatttgtttcgagttcttttcgcaatcatttgatctaactaatgaacctgacctaggacctagggtagccgtgtttggtttggccgtgatttggccgtgtcttttggtccttttggtttcgtccgttttatgaatcgcttgttctttatcgctttataacttgtaatttatcgtttggtcatcgagttgtaattttcaagttagtttccctttatcgagtcaaaacctctttcaaaaaccttagttttgtttggttagatggttgtgtcccaatgcatgtaagagcgtagtaaatcgcatgttgtttaaagcaacatggcccggtttatgctaatgcatgctttggtgcgtagccctatgtctaattcgatgagattaagtgaaagcacacatcacgaggagtgacccaaggccgtgagtcatgtaagccgtgggccacccctcttgtgcgcggtttcctaggccgaatggccgtgtaatgtaccgtgtacggttttgtatgtagcacattgtatttagatcgagttgtatctttaatttatcgttgtgtcggcatgaaatgcctggtttgtaataggtagatcccacggctcccccattcccccttaagccttgtttgctttgttttgtatgttgttagatcaatcaacccacatgctaaattacaactttgacaaagttagtttagttgcatctaaaacaacatagaaattgttgtcacatgttagggttttaaaacgatgtttgcatatcatatatcgtagtagctatgaccttgtttgaaatccgacacttgacttagtagaggtcgttattgacgggcggggttaggtgtccttatgggcttcctaacacgtaccctcaccccttactcaagatctatggtttctggatccgtctaaataccattggattacgagagtcattcaaatcgagtgatatagggtacaagtctttatctttaatcactcgtagtcgattggctttatgcttttcgatgaaaggtgtaaagttgacttgaacggttccaagttcccaaaaaacttggtggcgactctaattggtcttaattcgattcaaaagaacctcgagtcgattatgcctagtgtggatcccgcggacgcagttcccgagtgCCTTGTCCacaaatataatgaaatttgaccGAATTTGAACGAGAAAATCAACAAATACAAGGAAATTTGACCTAATATTTAAGACAAAAGCAACTACGAGTATAATCAAAGGAAAAGAGACCGTAAATTGAAGTAGAAGTGAACGgatttcattaaaattgaagcaaacataaaatcgattaacctaaaaaACTGAAAAGCAACAAAATAAAGACAAATATAATCAAAATTGACGGAATGTGACGATAAAGCAACTGCGATTGTAAGCAGAAGCAGAGGAGAACGCAAATATGAAAATTCGATAggaaaaacaacaaatacaaggatatttCACCTAATATTTAAGAGAAAAGCAAATACGAGAATAATCAAAGGAAAGGACACCGTAAAATTGAAGTAGAAGTGAACGGATGTCATTAAAATTCAATCAAACATaaaatcgattaacctaaaaaactgaaaagcaacggaataatgaaattacaatagCGAATGATCAGCGACATAGAATCCAGATGAAATCGCGAAAAGGAAAACTGAAAACGAAATGATTACGGAAATTACCTGTTTGCATGTTAATGTCGGTAGAATCTGCATCCATTGTAGCAACGAAAACCTGGAAAACAGACGAATTTGATTGATTTGTGAATGAATTGATAAAAGCGAGTAAAAAACAGGAACCTAGGGTTTGTTTGCTTGATTAAGAGGCTTATTTTgacttagagagagagagagatagagaaagCGAGGGAAAGAGACggaggagagagaaagtgaaacTGAATTATGAGGGGGAGGTTTGAATTCTTAGCTTTTATAGGTTTGttataatttctgagatttaatctcagccgttgattaggagtagatctaatagatgagattaaaatgctagactcacctaagatacctagactcaccTGATTAAAATATTTCTCGTCTCGATTTccgtcaataatttatactttttggaccaagaaatatgttatttagccataaaattctatgccgaatccaaatatgtcgttatttttcataaaacaaaatatgtaaggtggagttctcaaggTTCTCATTAGGTTGGTGGCTCTCACTAGAtcccatatgtatatatatatatatatatatatatatagagagagagagagagagagagagagagagagagagagaaagagagagagggagactCCACAATTTAGGTCGAGTCGCTAAGTCCTATATTCTCAGCCAATCATtttttaagtgtaactttaatgttttataagtgtaactttagtccatgaaTGCAACTTTACCTCTTTACGAATGTAACTTTAGTTTTTTAAGGTCATTTTTTATATCaaaactagatttaatgcccgtgtgATGCACAAGCCATTTAGCAGAGTCTTTCGTATTGTGTAAATTTGTATAACAATCTGATAATGTCTCTCATCCAATTTTCCATAAGCATCACGAATCATGATATAGTTAGCGTGTATCATGTATATGCATAatacttttacaaaaaaaaagcaaaatcaTTATAAGTTGTTAAGCATGTATACTGAACTTCGAGATACAACTTTGACTATAGCCGATTTGATACATGTAATCTTACTACTCCGATATCATATTGTTAAAGTACTGCATCCAATCATATGCAATTATCCTCTGTAAACTAATTCCGCATAACCCTAACCTATTTAACTACATAAACAATAAGTCTTACTGACCGACCGTACACGACTCACAAGCTTGTAACCTCTCACACGCCATTTCCTACTTGCTCTTCACTTACTCTTTCATTTCTAACTTGTGAGAGATCGCAAACTTATAATTTATATTATAGATCTTTGGgttttttgtcagaaactaccttttatttaggaccatttgtgaacaactacctttcattttatttttggctttcaactaccttttatttcttcattttgcgaaagactaccaaaaatccaCTTCCGGCGAACAAAAGTCAACTTTCCGGTGTTGATTTactctttttctccctttttcacaCATATAACGCATATTTCTCCCTTTGTTCACCCAACAAAATTCGAAAAAGCTCCTCTCCATGCCCAACACCTTATCAAAAGTTTGTTCAAAGCAATATCAATGCATCAACCATCTCTCCATCTCCGTCTCCGTAATCACCTTTACCACCACTTTCACCTTCACCCTTACATTTCAACAACCTTATAGACTACTCATGATTCATCAACCTACTGTCCATCCAAGTCATATTAAAGTACCTTCTTTCTCTCTTCATGGTAAGATGGTAGGTATACGAAAACTAATGAGATACTCGCACACAAGTGATCCTACGAGTGAATCCATGATTATTTTCGAATAATTAACACTAGGAGTTAATTTTGCCAACAAGGCCATAAAAGATCATTATTGTTGAAGAATTATTTAGCATGTTAAGATTAATATCAATGATGATTTTGTTTCGGTGATTAGGACTTTGATTCGGGTAAGAGATAGACAAATTGAGGTGATTAATATCGGGTTTAATCAATCTTTATCATCGATTATTAGGGTTATGAAGTAAAGAGTTAGATTCAACATGAAATGGTAAGTCAATGCCGGAAAGTTGACTTTTTTTCGCCGGAAGTGGATTTTTGGTAGTCTCTCGcaaaatgaacaaatgaaaggtagttgaaagccaaaaataaaatgaaaggtagttgttcacaattgaccctaaataaaaggtagtttctgacaaaaaaTCCTAGATCTTTCTATAATTAGACTCCGTACAAATTAGTCAAATTTCAAAGAGTTTGAAACCTTCCACAACATTTAAACTATATTAAAGTTAGACTCTTTATTTACGACTGGGGCACTGGACAATTATTAAAAGTCGGACTTTCTAATTCTGTGAAGTATATATTGTTTAGCGTCGTAAGGAGTATGTGTCCCTTAAACATTGCATGTAGTCCATAGTCTAACATACATAAACACCCAAGCAAGTCGAATAGTTCTTACGAAAAACAAACTCGTATAAAATTTTTGACTTGTGTCTAGAGTATGATTCTTTGAAACGTGAAAATTAAGGACGTTGAGCTGTATGTGGCGGAGCGACGTATGGATAAAAGATCATACATAATAGGCAAAATAAGATAACAATAACTACCTTTGTCTCGGTTATTTATTTATCTATTTCATCCTTTGTCTCGGTCATTTATTTATCTATTCTATTTTAGAAtatcttattcatttgtttaacttATTATTAGGAAGGTCGAAGAGGGAGTATAAGAGTTCTAAGGGGTTCATATTGTACTAATTAATTGAGTTATACTTTAATtcataaagatattattataatCGTATAATTAGTAGAGTCTTATCATAAACTCACAGTTGCATTGTATTACTCGTTCTATCTTTGCGCTGTGTCATACTCTTTGGCTCTTTGCCTATATATAAATCATAGGGAAACATTGTGCTATATGATAATTTGTGATGTATTACATATATGTAGTACACTCGCTTTGTATAGTTTTCTCCCACAccatcaaaaatatattttcTTACTCAGTCAGCTTGGTTAAAAGACGGAAAGTATGTGAAAAGTTAGGACTATTGGGCAGACATGGCCCTTATTTGTTAAACGTCACTGAATCCGCAGCCTAACTTTACAAAATCATctattgtacttttttttttggcagcaagACGTATGACACAAGACACAAGACACAAGACACAATCGCAAGGTTGTAGTGTGTATACTTTGTATTGCACTTATCACAAGACAAAATCCAGTTGTATTATAATTTGCTAACAACGTCTAGCTCCTCTGATGCCAATTTCACGTAGTAAAACTTGTGTTagtaaggggttgtttggttgacaATGGGAAGATGGAGTTACCATGAAATAAAATTCATATGATTTTGCAATTCATATGAATTGCAAAAAAGTTGTTTGGTTGGGATATAATTTTCTTATAGATTTATTTAGCATTATTTATTAAGCTGAGGTGTTTTGGCGATGTTGGAGATTCTATaaacgctcgaaaaaagcttacTTTAATAATATAAACTAGATTTAATgctcgtgcgatgcacgggcctagtTGGAACGTTCTGTCGTGTATAATTTAAAGTTGTCCTATGTGTTTTAGTTTGGTCTTAATTTAATGCTCAATATGTCCCAATAATTGTTATCTATATTAGTAAATATTATTAGTTAGTCTGTATATATCCTTTTATGATCTTGTATATCTTTGATATAGCATGTTTCTATAGTTAGAGAGATACTCTCCTTGTAATTAGGATACGGTTAATCTTTTGTATCTATATATTGGCTAATAATATGAAACCCTACTCAGGGATTTAATCAACTTACATGGTATCAGTGTCTAGGTCTTTTCTTTGTGCGTTCCCTTTGCTCACAGCATCACAAAGAATCGTTCCCCATCACCGGTCTAGCCTCACGCCAAGATGCCCGGTGAAGAGAAATCTGACCACCAGAAACCCGCCCTCCATCCCGTATACACGGTCACTAACATTCAAAACAAGGTCCGTGTCTTAGACGGCGTTAAGGTCTCGTACTCGCTCTGGGTCGACCTATTTAAGCTTCATGCTCGTGGTTACAAGGTTCTGCATCATATTGACGGTACCGCTCCTCCGGCAAAGTCGGATTCGTTGTATGATTCTTGGACGGAAGTAGATGCCATTGTTTTGCAATGGATTTATGGCACAATGTCAGACGATCTCCTTCCCCGTGTTCTCAAACGTGACTCCACTGCTCGCGAAGCCTGGACTCGTGTGGAGAACATTTTTCTCAACAACAAAGGTGCCCGTGCCGCAAGTCTCGAGCATGAATTTATTAATCTCAAACTCGGTAAATTTCCTAATTTCGATTCCTATTGTCAAAAACTTAAGGATTTGTCAGTTGCTTTGTCGGATGTCGGCTCGACCGTCACCGATCAGCGATTGGTGTTACAATTAGTTCGCGGCCTCCCTAAGGACTACGATACGGTCGCGGCTTACATAAACCAAACGCTACCGAATTTCGAAAATGCAAGGAGCATGATCGAGCTTGAGAATCATCGACAAGAGAGCCGTGAAGAACCTACGGCTCTAGTAGTTCCTAACTCTCCCCCTCCTGATTCTCGCACTTGGGATGATGCACCCAAGTCCGGCCAGCCTCGAAAT is a genomic window containing:
- the LOC141630472 gene encoding uncharacterized protein LOC141630472, translating into MPGEEKSDHQKPALHPVYTVTNIQNKVRVLDGVKVSYSLWVDLFKLHARGYKVLHHIDGTAPPAKSDSLYDSWTEVDAIVLQWIYGTMSDDLLPRVLKRDSTAREAWTRVENIFLNNKGARAASLEHEFINLKLGKFPNFDSYCQKLKDLSVALSDVGSTVTDQRLVLQLVRGLPKDYDTVAAYINQTLPNFENARSMIELENHRQESREEPTALVVPNSPPPDSRTWDDAPKSGQPRNNRGHGGKRGNNSGHQKGGHRNSKQHQQPSPAPAQSWGPMPGWPSYQ